catcacaacacaaattaTTTCCACACAGGTGAAAGCAAGAGCTGCATTTAACTGCATCCTGATGCAGAAATTAGATTATTTGGCAGTAAGAGTTGGACTGAAGTCCTGTCCAGCAGACATCTGTTTTTCCATTATTGCAAAACTTTACAGTATAGGGATACAACCCAAGAATCTATAAATCGTGTCCGAACTTCTTCTACATGAGCCAGTACTGTTCCCATGTCATTATCAGAGCGTAGCTGCTGAGGAAGACGTGAAGTCCCTGGTGTCTGGAGCTCAGGACGCTCTGTTCCCAGTCTAAACTTCTCACAATCTCACATTTTATGTATATAATGAACCAGACTGCACAAGTAAGAAGTTCACTTACACTGCTCTTCAAGACACATTTACATATGAACcaaattatatttcattttcacttGAAAGAATCAGAAGGGCTGTGGCTATTGTGGCCAGGTTATTATGAGGATGAGGCACCAGGAGAAAGAAGCAGCCTGCAGGGAAATAATTAGtggaataaaaagataaaagcgACCCATCATCATACAGGTTAATGTCTTTAAGTCCATGTGGACGGTTTTGTAGGAACCTGAAGCCGTTTGGTTCGCCTGGATAAGTCTCTGAGGGGGGAGACAAAATTTGAAACTTCATGGGTGTGGCCTGgtgagggggaaagagagggaatggagagagagggaaaacaggGTGATGTGTGTGCTGTGATTTCAGAGCTGGGTGGATCTACGCTGTTTCACATTCCCAAATATCTCCCGGGCCGTGCGTAAAAAGCGCGTTCAGGTAACGTTTTCTCCACGTTTCTTTACATTTTGCACGGTTCTGTCTGGTAATCCGCACTGTTGAATACTTTTACGCATGATTCACGACGGGGTTTTTCTGTACAGTGCGTACATATGCATTTAGACGCAGTTTAGACTTTGCGGTGGCGCTCTGAAGACTCGTACGAATGTGGCTGCGCGCAAAAAAAAGTTTGGAAATGACGCACAGCTCCAAACTGTAGATTCACGCACACTTGAACAGCTGCagtgtttaatgtgtgtgtgtgtgtgtgtgtgtgtatatatacaagTTCGAGGTGTGTTTCTGGGGCTATTCTCGCGCTCTTTTCAAAGTTGTTGACTTTATTGCGCAGGGCCTGCGTGTGACGGAGCGTCCTCACGCCGCGCACACACATGCGCCTTTCTTGTCCACTGAAGCAGCTTCGagtcataaaaaaacaaaacagagcagTTGAGAAAATCCTCGGGGATTCCGGACTTCTGCTTAATGGATGAAAATAAGTTGGAGAAGTCTAATTATAGGAAAAAGGTTTCGAGAGAATAAGAAAAGCTCATTGAAGCAGAACCGTGTGATGAGTtggacatctgtgtgtgtgcaaaaatgTGTCTTCAGGGCTTCTGGGGCGAGTTTGGACTTGCAtgcaacagcccccccccccccattttccTCATCCATTCTGTTTGAGACTGTGTTTATTTGGgacagatgagtgtgtgtgtgtatgtgtgtgtgtgggagagagagagagagagagagggagggagggtgggtgggtgatTGTGTCAATGCTTCCTCATGTTTAAAGTCTTTATTACATAAGTCCATGCGTGGAAAACAAGTAATGATGTGCCTCCTTCCGTCCTCCCCCTGTTATCAGTTCACAAAAAAAGCCACAATGTTGGTGCTGGCTGGAATCATCGTTCTGCACATTACCACCatcatcctgctgctggtggcCACCATCGATAATGTTAGTGGATGGTATTTTATCTTTCTCTCCTCATTTAACACGGATCCAGGCCGGGAGGGAGAACGGGAGGTTTCATATTTGTTTAAGCTTTAGGTTCTCTCTCCGTTCTCATCTTCAGCATAAATgcaaacacataaaataaactGATATCTATTTCTGTGTGGAAGCTTCAGCTCAGTCGTATCATTGAAACATTTGGAAATTAACAGGATTTAAGTGGTGCaaatgtaatttgttgtttttttttgccaccCACAGGGCTGAAAATACACATATCTCTCCTGACACATGTTCACCAACCCTTTTACGATTTGATATTTTTAACGGACACATATCACTCAACCACTGTGCAATTTAATTCAGAACAGGCTGTTTCTTTCTTAAAAATGCCCCCTCTCTTGCACAGTCAGGCCAACTGTCTACTGAATATTCACAAAACTAATATTGTAATTTGACACTGATTAGTTCTGTCAACACCAGTACAGGCAGACATGAGGGAAAACAGTAAAGTTTGTTGAGTAAATATGCAAAACTTTCacaatatgtatatatgtatcaTATATtctattttttgtgtgtgcctTGATATCTGTTTATTCTCTTGCTTGTCTCTTGTCCTCAGGGCTGGTGGATCACTGACACAGTGTCAACTGATTTGTGGGGCCGATTAGAGTTGACAAACTCCATCTGGCACTACACCAACCTGAAAGACTACCCGCAGGGTAAACTCTCCCTTTTGTCTCGACAGAGTATACAGACACTGATCCGCCACAACAATAAAAACTAGTTACCTGTTTTACTGTTTGACTTGATCTGACAAGAGAATCCAGCTGTTAAGAACAGAGCTGTGATGATTAGAGCTGTAACTGTAACTGGTCATAAATCAAATCAtataatgtgtaaaatgttgcTACAGTTCTGCAGtgtgttaattattatttagatttaatGAGTGTGAATAGTACTAATAGATGAGTTATAATGTCGATATAAACTGTAAACTTATCTTGACCATGCTGATACATCTGTGTTAACTTGGACTCTTccctgactgtgtctgtgttttgttgtgctgctgcagagtaTCTCCAGACGATCCAGGCCACCTCAGTGCTGGCCTGTGTCTTTGCCATCCTagccctgtttgtgtttgtcgcCCAGCTTTTCACGCTGCCCAAAGGCCAGAGGTTCATCTTCACTGGCATTTTACAGCTAATCGCCTGTAAGTAACCTGGAGTCAAATGGCTGACCTACAGCTATAAGACATCCCGACACgtgcttgtttgtttcctgtAGTGGTGGTGTAAGACCTCAGTGTTTTCAGACTTGTATGTGAACGTAACACCTCTCAGCTTCCAGCTTAGCAGAGCAGTGTGAAGTGTTCTAGGGTGGAGTGTAGTAAAAGCTCCCCAGacaatgatgtgtgtgtcttgaTCTCCACTAGAAGTAGAGGTCCAGACCTGGAATGTTTGTGGAAATGTGCTAATAAGAGCTGCAAACAATAATTTATTATTGAAAGAATcttattattttctaaattaatcaattaatgatTTGACAACTAAATAATCCTAAAATAGTGAAACGTGCTGGTCAAAAATGTCCTTTAATCGTAAACCCAAAGGTATTGATTTGAGAGGGCAAAGAAAACCGGCAAAATGTCATTCTAATTAGTCAGCAAACATGGGCAGAGTATTAATAACTATGAGATTAAGTAATTATCAATGCCTCagtcaaaaaattacaatattcaTTAGAGTAATGAAAAAGTAGATGGTGATTTTACCACTGAACAGTTTTACTAGCACCTAATCTTATCTTTTAAATCGTATATATAAGTGTTGTGACAGAATTTTggtaaaaaaagaataatatcCTCTTGTAAGAATAATTCACGTTACAATTAAAGAAAGTGGTTCATCACTTCGTCTAGTGCACAAGCTCCGAGGTGAAGTAATTGGATTTTTGACATGTATTGTCTTGAGTTTGTTTCATTGTAAAACTAATAAGGTGAAACTGTCGTGTTTGTAAGTTCACTGTGATCACAGTTACACATTTGTCACCTCGTCTTTGTTCATGAGCCTTATCTTTCAGTGGGAAATGTAATTACTGTGTAATTGCCTTGTCAAcactccccctcttctctcatGCAGGCCTCAGTATAATGATCGCAGCCTCCATCTACACGGCCCAGCTTCACACCGGTGAAACGGTGGGAGGGTACGGACACTCCTACATCCTGGCCTGGATCTCTTTTGTTCTCACCTTTCTCCTAGCGGTGACCTACCTCGTCCTGCGGAAGAAGAGCGAGTGATGGGGGGGTAGAGGAAAGGGGGCAGGGCTGGGGACAGATTCCTTTTGGGTATGGGAAATTAAAAAAGTGGGATTTGCCGGAAATTTggttagagaaaaaaaaaaaaaaaaatctacatcTGAAGCTAGTAAAAGCAAGGGGACTTGTATTCAATCACTAAAAAGAGCTGTTTGTTTCTACTTTGAATAATGTCAATACAAATAGAAATAATGTTATCAGTACATGAAGGGCTGAACTTTACGTGAACAGATTTTCGTCCATGACTAAGAAGAGGGCAGCGCAGTATTTTAGTATTATTGGAACATGATGAGTAAAATAATAGGTGTGATTAGGTGGAAGCAAAACAAGTGctccttttaaagctttacTGCCACAATAATCAGTGAATCATTTATCTCATCTGTGAATTGGAAGAACTCAGGCAACATCCGGTAGTTTGACATCAGGACAAAAACGTACTCGCTTTCTTAGCAAGAATGACGTGCAGGCCAGTACTACACCAACACACAATCAGTATGAAGCTAAAGACAGtaagttagcttagcttagcataaacacGGAAACCAAGGGGCCACAAGGAAAACACAACCTGTGTATTCAATATGAAGATACAGCCAATAAGTTATCTTAGGTTGCTACGTTCTGTTAAACCCCCCTCGTCGAACTCTGCTCAGTTATAATTTGAGCTTTGAATTGTCCTATTAGATCTTGTTTAACTGCACTGGTGCTTCTTGGCAGTTTGATTTGCTTTGGACAAAGCTATGCTAGCTGTTACCCCCCTGTTTTCAGTCTCAATGCTAAGCTACACTAGCCATCACTGTACAGATATGAGTGGTATCAATTCTCTCACCTAGAGCTCTAAAAGACAGCATTTAAGCGTttatcccaaaatgtcaaactactgCATTTGAAATCTTAACAGAGTTTGTGGTGTGAGAAGGTTAAAAGCCCTTTGAGATGTAGTAGTTGAACATATTCTGTGATTTCAAAGTACTCATCGTCCTGTATAATCACATTGTGAGGCGGACAGCTACTGCCGCAGTGGTCCAGATTTgaggaatgaaaataaaatctgcaTCTGAGATGGTAGTTGTCCAAACTACAGAATTCCTTTCAGCAGAACTTGAACAATCAGGAAAGACAAGCCTAAAGTTACAGTACAAGTAGTTTGAATTATGTATCGTTATTTTACAACTGAAGTATAGTGTATCCTTTTTAATCTATGAACATTGTAACCATTatatttttgtaacattttgtaTGGagtgttctttttttgttttagtcatgtttgattttgtgtgtgttagttggcTGCTATCCTAAGAAAAGTACATGTCGTTTGTACAAGTGAACCAGGGAGGGAGGACAATGGTGgtttatttcaccatattaCAGAACTATACAATAGAAGGTTTTGTTTGTAATTACATTGGAATAAAAGCCAtatcatttattaataaaaacaaataactcaAGGCATCCATGTTTCGTCTATTGAACTGctataaatacaacaaaatcaAAAACAGACAATATTATGTAATAATTGTGTAGGAATTAGTACAGTTTTGAAGCCTTCACGCAAGTAAGAGCACATAgaatttcattttaaacaatttCAATTCAGTCTTAAGTTATAATTGTGACAAACATCTTCACATCAGGATAATAACAGACAACATTCAGTTCTCGACAAAGACACTTCTAAATAACGAGGGCAGGGTGTTGTATTGTGTGCATTTGTCTTGAGTGCAAGTTACAACACTGAAGTTTTATAAGCAACACTTCTTCAGGCC
The sequence above is a segment of the Limanda limanda chromosome 2, fLimLim1.1, whole genome shotgun sequence genome. Coding sequences within it:
- the emp1 gene encoding epithelial membrane protein 1 → MLVLAGIIVLHITTIILLLVATIDNGWWITDTVSTDLWGRLELTNSIWHYTNLKDYPQEYLQTIQATSVLACVFAILALFVFVAQLFTLPKGQRFIFTGILQLIACLSIMIAASIYTAQLHTGETVGGYGHSYILAWISFVLTFLLAVTYLVLRKKSE